Genomic window (Melioribacteraceae bacterium):
ATATTTTGTGCTGCCCCCAAACTAAGGCCGATTTGGTTTTGGATGGTTCAAGGTTGGTCTCAATGGATAAAAAAACAAGGCGGTGTTATAGAATTGAAAATGATATCCCGATTATGTTAATCGAAGAATCAGTTCAACTTTCCATTGATGAATGGGAAACTGTTATGAAAAAGTATAACGTTAATGTATAGCTGGTCATGATTGAAAAAACGAACAAAGATGAATTTTTAGATTTTTTGGTTGACGCATCTAACTTTAAAGGGGATGCCGAGAAACTATATATTCCAGAATCCGAAAAAGATATCAGTTCTATTCTAACAAGTTGTAATCTTACTGGAGAAAAAATTACGGTAGCCGGCAACGGAACAGGTGTCACTGGATCACGAGTGCCTCTGTCAGGTTCAATTCTTTCACTTCAAAAATTGAATAATATTATTGAGTTTAATGAGAAAGAAAAATGGATTAGGGTTCAACCAGCATTAGTTCTATCTGAGCTACAAAATTTTGTGGAGAGCAAATCACTATTTTATCCTCCCGATCCAACCGAGAGAAATTGTTTTATTGGTGGTAATGTAGCTACAAATGCCTCTGGAGCTAAATCATTTAAATATGGTGCTACCAGAAATTATGTGATTGGGTTAAATGTTATTTTACCTTGCGGTGAGATTCTTAGTATTAGTCGTGGTGAGTTTATCGCTGATGGAAATTCATTAAGATTCAGTACCGAAACAAATAGTTACTCATTAGAATTGCCAAACGTACAAATGCCGACTGTAAAAAATGCTTCCGGTTATTTTATTAAATCCGGTATGGATTTGATTGACTTATTCATTGGTTCAGAAGGTACATTAGGGATTATTACTGAAATAAAACTTAAGTTGATTGCGCTTCCTAAAGAACTTTTGTCAGTAATTGTATTTTTTGATGATGAGAATGATGGCCTTAATTTCATTGATGAAGCCCGATCCGCATCACGCAACAGTGAAAATTCCGAATCAGAATTATCCGCCAGAGGTCTGGAATTTTTTGATGGCAATTCTCTCAAATTTCTCTCAAATGAATTTAACAACATTCCAGATGAAGCTGGTTGCGCAGTTTGGTTCGAACAAGAGAATTTTACCGATGAACTGCTTGGTAAATGGTTGGATTTGATAATAAAACATAATGCTGATGCAGAAAAGGCGTGGATTGCCGCCAATGCCGTTGACCTTGAAAAATTTAAGGATTTTCGCCATTCAATTTCATGGAAAGTGAATGAATACATAACACGGCATAATTTTAGAAAAGTGGGGACCGATACGTCTGTTCCAGTTAATTCATTTCGTGATTACTTTAATTTCATGAAAGCCTTACCTCAAAGGGAAAATATAGATTATGTGATTTATGGTCACTTTGGCGATTGTCATCCGCACTTAAATATGCTGCCAAAGAATAATGATGAGTTTGCGAAGGCAAAAAATATTTATACCGAGATCTGTAAAAAAGCGGTTAAGTTAGGCGGAACTGTTTCAGCTGAGCATGGAATAGGAAAAGCAAAAAGAGATTATTTAACAATGATGTATGGGGAGAAAACAATTAAGGAGATGGCAAAAGTAAAACTCTATTTTGATCCCAAAAACATTCTTTCGCCAGGGAATTTATTTAATGAAGAATTGATTGATGAACTTAAGTCTAATTTATAAAATTATTATTGCGTTTCTAATTTTTTCATGGCAGGTAATCGCTCAACAGCAAAATCTGGATAATAAATACAGACTTGCGGAATCGTACGAGCGATCTAATCAATTAGAAAATGCTGAGCGACTTTACCTGGAATTATTCACCCTTCAGCCAACAAATTATACTTTCTTTGAATCATTAAATCGGGTACTGATTAACCAAAAAAAATATGAGCGGTCAATTCATCTACTTCAAACGAGATTAAATGAAAATCCTATGGATATTAATCTTTATGGAATGATGGGACTTGTTTATAAATATCAAAACAACTCGGCAAAAGCAGATTCAATTTGGGAGGCTGGAATAAGAACAAACCCAAATCAGTCAATTATCTATAGAGTAATCTCAAACTATGCAATTGAATCAAGAGACTACTCAAAGGCAATAGAAGTACTGACAAGAGGGAAGAGAAATAGCGGTGAATCTTTTATGTTTTCCCTTGATCTTGCCAATATTTACGCGGCCAATATGAAGTATCGTGAAGCCGCAGAAGAATATTGCGAAATTCTGAAATTG
Coding sequences:
- a CDS encoding FAD-binding oxidoreductase, with translation MIEKTNKDEFLDFLVDASNFKGDAEKLYIPESEKDISSILTSCNLTGEKITVAGNGTGVTGSRVPLSGSILSLQKLNNIIEFNEKEKWIRVQPALVLSELQNFVESKSLFYPPDPTERNCFIGGNVATNASGAKSFKYGATRNYVIGLNVILPCGEILSISRGEFIADGNSLRFSTETNSYSLELPNVQMPTVKNASGYFIKSGMDLIDLFIGSEGTLGIITEIKLKLIALPKELLSVIVFFDDENDGLNFIDEARSASRNSENSESELSARGLEFFDGNSLKFLSNEFNNIPDEAGCAVWFEQENFTDELLGKWLDLIIKHNADAEKAWIAANAVDLEKFKDFRHSISWKVNEYITRHNFRKVGTDTSVPVNSFRDYFNFMKALPQRENIDYVIYGHFGDCHPHLNMLPKNNDEFAKAKNIYTEICKKAVKLGGTVSAEHGIGKAKRDYLTMMYGEKTIKEMAKVKLYFDPKNILSPGNLFNEELIDELKSNL